The Primulina tabacum isolate GXHZ01 chromosome 1, ASM2559414v2, whole genome shotgun sequence genome contains the following window.
gtccaggattcgccatataccgactaactgctcccactgcttgagcaatgtccggtcttgtacagatcatagcgaacatcaaacttcccactgctgatgcatatggtactcgagacatctctatcctctctgcttcactgctaggacataTCTCGGAaaataacttgaagttaacaggaagaggggtcgatattggctttttgtcttgcatgttgaagcattgcaagactttcttcaaataatttttctgggaaagccacATCTTTCTAttacttctgtctcggtgaacttgcatccctagaatcttgtttgctggtcccaagtccttcatatcaaattccctagccaactgtgccttcaatccttggacctgatctctgttggggcctgctaccaacatgtcgtccacatacaacagcaaaatgataGAATCATCACcggacctcttgaaatatgtacaagggtctgcactcagtctgttgtatccaaggctcatgatataggaatcaaatcttttgtaccaacacctcggcgctTGTTTGAGACCTGTACAGAaatttgttcaacctgcaaaccaagttctctttgcttTTTTTTCGCAAAACCTTATGGCTGgagcatataaatttcttcttcaagatctccatgaagaaatgtcgttttcacatctagttgttctagatgtaggtcaaacaccgcacataaTGTCAGcaccactctgactgttgtaagccgaaccacatgagaaaatatctcattgaagtcaataccttctttctgagcatacccttttaccaccaatctagcacgataccgctccactagGTTATTGCCAtaacgcttgatcttatagacccatctgttaccaatggctttcctccctcgtggtagtgtaacaagatcccaagttttattcctgtctaatgcctccaactcttcttgcattgctatcatccacaaggatacatccgagctttgagtagcctcgtggaaactcgatggctcaccatcctctgataatagacaatatgcaatgttgctttcagtgacataatctgaaaggcaacctggtggtcttctgtctcgagttgactgcctcacattggaaacctcaaactcaacatgttcttgttcttcgtgctctggtactgcttcacaagaaacttgaccttcgtccgtcttattttccacctgaaaaatagtagtttctgaattcggtgtgcctttgtctccctttactttatcttcctcgaagataacatccctgctgatgacaagcttgtgaacagtaggatcccacaagcgaaacccctttactccatcagcataacccaaaaagatacattttctggatttcgaatccaactttgatctttcttgttcattgtacagaacgtacaccggacttccaaatgtatgcaaatgagaataatctgtcggcttctcggtccacatctccatcggagtcttcagatcaatcgccactgaaggagaacgattgataatataacaagcggttttgactgcttctgcccaaatgACTTTTCTGGATCTGCAGTCCTCAaaatagctcttgttctgtccaacaaggtcctgttcatccgctccgACACTCCATTCGGTTGAGGTGTGTAAACCGCCGTGAACTGtctcttgatgccctcatgttgacaaaatgcatcaaactcgtcactggtatattctcctccattgtcagtccacagacacttgattttcttttcagaatcaagttcaacccgcactttgaaatctttgaatatctggaaaacatctgatttcttcttgattggatacacccaacatctcctagagaaatcatcaatgaacgagacaaagtatctcgctcctcctaaggatacaaccggtgcttgccaaacatccgaatgaatcagctccaatatgcttttgctcctgacagtagaagtgccaaactttaatctgtgttgtttacttgTAACACAGGTgttcacaaaagggtagtgacacttttgtaagtcccggcagcagcttccgttctgagagaattttcaaccctcgttctgacatatgcccgagctttctatgccataacacttttaattcttctcctgaaccaattgatgcaacagttagttctgcctctttgtgtgtttcccCCAatagtacatacagatttgcaacAACTTTTTCCGctttcataaccacaagcgcgtccttcacaattttcatgatctcgttctcgatccgagttttgcacccgatatcatccaattgcctcaaggacaaaagatttttcgtcagtcccttcacatgtcgtacctcctgtatggtgcgaattgtgccatcaaatattttaatttagatagtaccgaccccagcgatttccaaggcatggtCATTtaccatgaatacagatcctcctgagactggttcataatgatcaaaccattctctccgagacgtcatgtgccacgtcgctcctgaatccataatccatgtatcacaaaatttgtgcctgccttctgcaacagttgctgcttcgctgaataatatttcaccactgtcTGAAATATTGACCTCATTTCCTTGAGagcttttatcgatactcgtacactctttcttgaagtaccctttaccgccacatttaaagcagtaaatatttttcttcttacttctcgactttgatctatcTCGCCTTTGGTTCCCATTGGAGTCACGATCCATAAATCTTCATCTTATCATCGGCAAAGCATATGcctgcttcgaagttaccaacctgtcttccttattcttgcgctggtccataagaatattgttggttatgttgatgataagttgatcatatgaatctgatagactttgaagtagaagcttcgcacgttcattttcccctattttatgccccatggaagtgtgttgatatggtcggtcatcgatgaggattccaccatccgaagagtataaagccttctctttaggaaaatcatgttgtgtagcgacttgaccttgtacatctttgtcagagtatcccagataactttggatgtttttatctcagagatacttgacagaacttcgtctgctatagccaagtgtaaattagcaacatcattatcattcatctcattccactttccatcatccgcAATCTCttccggtctatctccaatagccgccaatcaattttcctttcttaaaactgcttgtatctttattttccacagcataaaattgcttctgTTGAACTTTGTTATCTCATACattcccgccattatgtctacaacaatttagtagactggacaaaatTAATCctgccttaaataaaaaatctcaaaaaatcttttctgatgtggaagatcagtctaggctgcaaccacagagcatacttagaaacttaagaaattttaaaccaaggctctgatacatttgttggtcccacgtgcggaatttgagataataaaacccgaaaatagaataaactggacaccgagatttacgtggaaaacccctaaaaattattagggtaaaaaccacgggcaagatgaaaaaaatttcactataatattttgtggtgtacaactcactcactgtgtttccaaagagaataCACACTCttttaatacaggagaacaaaacacctcacaaatattatagaactaagcactcaaatgcttataagatgagataaaactcgaagaagggatgatttcagaatgaagggggagctctatttatagagccccttgaCCGTGTGAAAACGTTTATCAAAACGCGTTTTCTCTTCTGCTTTATTTGTCAAATTTGCCAGCCTGCACAAAAACGTGTTAACtcatataattatatttgacTGGTCCCCCCCTCCCACTTTTGCCGACAGTATCACAACCAGTTAAATTGTTAGGCTCAGTTACTAATAGGATTCAGGGACGGGCTGCTCAACACTATCTTgatcattgatttatacctccTGGAGTTGTAGCGTTGGATGCAGTGTCATCGGAGCGTGATCATACTACTGTTTCATGTGATCGGCAGTCGGTCAACAGAGACGACTACCGAACCAATCAGAGTTCCCGTGAGTCTTTGAGCTGCTATATCTATTCTATTATATTAAGATTGAGCACATGATAGTAACTACCTAGGAGGAcaccaattttttcttccaattttacccttatatgatactaatattacacttttgttattttgtttttttttttttttttaatttcaacacccacttttatttttatttttttatttcaacaattcaaatatcaatttagttactcataaattttcaaattacaCTTTactccatcgataatgataaaaaaaatttgtacacaCGCATCGCATGTGCATAATAACTAGTGCTAATTAATTTCCCGGTATGCTAGTAAACTCATGCATCTGCATGATTGCGTTATTATATATTCTCATGTACTGCAAGAAATTAATTTGCATCAAACTATACGTACGTtttttaaatttcgaaattatatTCGTTCATCATCAGTGTCGCAAGGAGGGCCCATAAAGGGCCTCCCCCTAGCTACTAGTCTCATCCAGCAACCACACCTTTTTTACTGACGTCGTACTAACCTAGATTAGTGACTAGAGCTTGGTTGcttgataaataaatatttcaaacatcTGGTTAAGCATAactaattaatattatattttattaaaattaaaaattattattttttatttttttgacttTATTATGTAAATgtgaatatatataaatatatatgaatcCGTATACTATTTTGAAATGAGTAAGTTTCTTAGTAACAATCTAGTGGATTTTTATATATGTAGCTTGTCGATCTGGCTTATACAagtagtgaaaaataatatttttaacataaaaaataatattttttatggatcgGGTCAGATTGaagattcatctcacaaaattgaaatatgagacggtcttataagagtttttgtattttttagtggcaaaaacttgtgtgagacgttaTCACGGGTCAtatcttgtgagacgaatattttatttggatcatcaatgaaaaatattactttttatgctaagagtattactttttattgtgaatatcggtagggttgactcgtcttacagataaagatccgtgagaatgtctcacaagagaccttcTGTTTTTTAATTATCTTAACTTTGCATTGACTTCTCATGAATAATGTTTGAAAAACATATAGAACAAAATAATGAGTCAGAATAATGAGAGTTAAATAGAAACTTATACATTTAATTAACTCAATATCAccattatttttaattcaaaacttcattcttcatgtttttatttcacccaaaaaaaatatattctgCGATAAACATTTAATTAACTCAATATCAccattatttttaattcaaaacttcattcttcatgtttttatttcacccaaaaaaaatatattctgCGATAAGTTTGTTATAGTATTTATTGTACACACAATTGCTGACAGTCACGTTTGATAAGGCATGGTTTAGTTTGGTGGAGTTCCAAATAACAAAATATGTGGGCCACTACGGACCCTGGCCCTAAACAAAATTGGGCCAATTAATATACTAATTTGAACTCTGACCAACTGCATTAAAATATGCGGCCCAAATTTGAAATTGGACCAATTCTATCTATATTCTAAATATTTAGAAAATTGGGCCTGTCtatcattatttaaaaaattaaacgccgttgccggggatcgAACCCGGGTCACCCGCGTGACAGGCGGGAATACTCACCACTATACTACAACGACCTGTGTGTAACGGCTGTCaacttttattaatatttagattttaacccaaataaaaataactaaatTTGAGAGATTCGTGCGTTTGACACTACTAAGtagaaataaaatttaaatttaattataatttcaTGTAGATAAAGTGACAAACCACTACAtcgattaaaattattttgttttatttttggtcCAAAGCTCTCATTCTCTTCCTCCGAACCTACCACAGCGACCCGTTAACAAATTGATTaacttaattttattttgctaattttttaaaaaacaattaaatgaGCTTTTACGTTTGATTCCAGGGCCTGTCTATCTATCGATGGTCAAAATGCAGACAGTTGCTTGATGGTTTCTCAGCTGTACGATGAGAATTTGCAGTTTTCTAATGTCTTGAATCCGATGCTATACCAAGATGTACCGAAGGATCTCGATGTGTTAATAGACCTCTTGTTGCAAGGAAATAAATAACCCGCCGGAGCCTGCCCTTTCCGTATTCAGATTGATGGATAGTTGCCTCAGGAAATATCCGTGAGGTCGCCCAAGCACGGATGAAATTTTCCAGTCTCTTTGAGGAATTTCGGATTCCAGCGTATCCTACGAATGGGTGATTGGCAGCCCTGAGCACGATATACATCCAGCCTAAATATGTTGCTGCCGATATTGCAGCTGTTTTTTGAGTTCTCATACATATGTGATGTCTCGGAAAGGCGGGGTCATCTTTGGATTCGAGCAAATAGAAAAAACATGATATattgaatttaaaattaatttcacTTCAACTCCAATACCACAATGGCAACAATAATCAAATATTAATTACCACAACAGTTGCTTCATGGTTCTTTCTGTTCTGTCAGCTAATTTTGTTCCGTCACAGCAAACCAAAAATATTCCTTCACCTTGCGTGACGGACGGTGGCCTCATATTTAAGTAGAGGCCAAATTAAttttttagtgttttaatttcCGGCTATTATGATTCTAttattgatgtgattttaggaACTTTAATGATTTTCAATATCAGGTCATCGTTTCGGACATAATATTAacattttttaatatcaaatcaATATTCAATTGAATTGAATTAAGACCACTAAAAGacaaagaaaattaaaattacgGCACCAAAACAAAACCCAAAGTAATATAagttaaaagataaaaaaaacatttttttcttaattaaacAACCATAGATTGGCAATACAAAATTTAACTATTTGTAAGACTAGACGATTGTTTGACTAAAAGCTATAATTAGTGGCATTAAtacaacttaaatattttaaattgtacaaCAGTTCAGATGAGACGTTTCAATTGTTTTACCTGTCAGAGACAATTATTATATCTCAACAATCTTTATCCTAATAATTGTAATTTTtgcagtcaatgacaatcaaaCTCGTAACATTGACTATGATACTAATTATAGAATCAAACATTTGTCGTTTGAACAAAAATTATAGTTGATGATAACAGtacaactcaaattttttaaactgcataaaatttaaatttcaagttTTGATTGTTGCATCCAACATAAACAATTATAGTAACCAACACAGTTAATCAATgtccaaataaattttgaaaaattatttaacaCGTTTGATTATCTTCTCATGACCAAACGCAAGCCTTAATGTCAATAAGGCCTAAAGAGAGTCGTTTATTACGTGCCGTGTTGAAAGTCAAATGTTCTTTACGAAATTATGAGCCAGACATCCATTTTTAGGTCTACCCACTGCCACCATACGCACAGCGcgtaattttttgttttaaatataaCGAGGTCAAAgtagtttttttatataaaaatattataagttTATTTTAGAAATAATGATATTACGAGAAAAGGGTATTCTATCTTtatcaaattcgaaaatataagAGGATTCCGTCACTCTGTCAAGAAAATATTGACATTTTAGATATGAgttttgataataaaaaagtGTGGATATTTGAAAAAATTCTAGCATCATAGGTTGATATGActgattttgaattaatttgagCGCGTGTAGTAAAAATATGGTTTGTGGttcaattatattattttatcaattttcattaatattttgtaaaacTTCATTTGAAAGACTAACATGTTTTCTAATATGATTTTGGTCATCTGAATTGAATATagcttctttttttaaaaaaaaaaacagaagaagtaggtattaaaaattttcaaatgaaAACCCGAATAAAAGGTAAACGAAGGCAGCCGTAATTTTATGTTGTCTTATCTTGAGTTTCAGGAAAATGACAGCACTTGGAAAAAATCAAGAAATCTTAGTCTGACTGTTCTTCTTGGAAACTGCTGGTTATCATAATTGACAAAGTCAAAAGATcgatttttttattacaaactTGTTACTTTTCTAACgacaaatttaatttatttatcctATCCCCGATTCAGGGAATCTGTGTTTTAAACAAATAATTCCTCCATTTTCTTGAGATTCAAGCTCTAGAATACCAAAGAAATGGGctttcttcaatttgtttctgcAATCTCCATCTTCCTGATATACTCTTCTCCCTTGATTCTTGCGCAGCAGCCTTACATCAGAAAGGCCACGACTTTATGCGACAGCAGAGACAATTCAACTTCAGTTCTTGGCTACACCTGCAATGGCGTCAGCCGGAGTTGCCAATCTTATCTCACTTTCAGGTCCACGCCTCCGTATGATACCGTCTCCGCCATCTCCACACTCTTGGGAGTGAATTCATCGCAATTATCGCAACTCAATTCGATCCCCGAAAACACGACCTTTGAATCGGATCGGGTGGTTCTTGTTCCTGTTACCTGTTCTTGTTCGGGCCTGTATTATCAGGCAAATGTTTCTTACGTAATCAAGAAAGATGACTCGGCTCTTATTATTGCTAACAACACTTTCCAGGGTCTGTCTACCTGCCAAGCTATCGGGGATCAGAATGGTGGTCTGACAAAGAATTTGTTATTGGGCTCTCGACTTAATATCCCACTGAGATGTGCGTGTCCAACCAAGGGCCAGAGCGACGCAGGTGTGAAGTATTTGTTGAGTTATTTGGTCACTTGGAATCAGTTTGTATCCTCCATAAGCGAAATCTTTGGGGTTGATACTGGGAGCACTCTTGCAGCAAACGGATTATCTGAACAAGATACTAACATATATCCATTCACTACTCTTCTGGTTCCGCTTCAAGACCCGCCATCCAGTTCACAGGTTACAGCGCCACAACCTCCGCCGCCGCCCTCTGGCACACCATCGGCATCTGTTCCTCCAGGTAGTGGTGGTGGGGGCTCCAGAAAAACTTGGGTGTATGCTGTGGTGGGAGTTCTCGGAGGTTTTGCTCTCGCTACAGTTATTggggtttttgtttttttgatgTGTTTTCGTAAACGAGGAAACAAAGATGAACCAGTCATATCATCCGAGAGCTTTGAATCTGTCGAAAAACCACTTAAAAGAGAGGAGGATCCTGAATCAGAAGAGTTTCTCGAAAGCCTATCCGACATAGCTCAGTCACTTAAAGTCTACTCTTTTGAAGAACTTAAAGCAGCAACAGAAGATTTCAGTTCTAGTTGCTGGATCAAGGGATCTGTTTATCGTGGAACAATTAATGGGGATTTTGCTGCAGTCAAGAAAGTGAATGGAGATGTGGCGAAAGAAATCAATCTTTTAAACAAGATTAACCATTTCAATCTTATCCGTCTCTCTGGCATTTGTTTCAACGAGGGAAACTGGTATCTTGTTTATGAATATGCTTACAACGGATCGCTCAGCGATTGGATTCACAACAATGATGAAAGGAAGGTCTTGAGCTGGAACCAGAGGCTGCAAATTGCTTTAGATATAGCCGCAGGCTTGGATTATCTCCACTGTTATGCAACCCCACCGCATGTACACAAAAATTTGAACAGCAGCAACGTTCTCATTAACCGTGATTATAGAGCCAAGATTGCAAATTTTGGTTTGGCAAGATCAGCAGAGGGAGAAGGAGGGCAATTTCTCTTAACAAGGCACATTGTTGGAACAAAAGGTTACATGGCTCCGGAGTATTTGGAGAATGGATTGATCTCTCCCAAACTTGATGTTTATGCTTTTGGTGTTCTCATACTGGAGATTTTTACAGGATCAGAAGTTTCCCAGCTGTACGAGGGGTATCCGCAGTTATCAGATGTCCTCAATCCAGTTCTAGATCAAGAAAATGGACTAGAGAATCTCAAGCAGTTGATGGACCCTTTGTTGCAAGGAAAATACCCTTCGGAGCTTGCCCTTTTAATATTCAGATTGATTGATAATTGCCTCAAGAAGGATCCATCAGATCGCCCCAGCACAGATGAAACTTTTCGGTCTCTTACAAGAATTTCGAATTCCAGCGAATCCGGTGAATGGGCGATCAGCATCTCAGAACACCACACCAGGCCTTGATAAGCTGTTGCAGATATTTTGTAGCTGATTTATGTTTTCTGATATGTATGTTTATAAAATGAAACACGAGTTTGACCTCAGGGTTCTTGTAATCAGTAACATGAAGCAACATTTAGATCATTGTAAATAACTGTAGTGGCTGGAAAACATTTTCTTGGAGGTGATTTATCGAttgcatatatatatgttaGTCTGTGTGATTTGATATTCCTTATAATAGCTGATGAGTTTTCGCATTCTTGAGAAAATTTGTATCATGATAATAATTACCTTGCACCGAAAAGAATGAGGAAACAGGAGACAGATGCTCATAGCGTTTCTATGGAACGATCAATCCACATGAACATATGTAAACAATTTTTGCATTTTCTCAACTCTAAAGCAGATAAAATAATCCCGGAACACAAAAGATAGATCTGTTTTCATTTCTTGGAGACATATGCATAGTACTGTGCCATTGGAACGACAAAAGCAATCACTAACAAGCCTCCAACTACAAGTGAGAACTGCCCCCGTTTCTCTTCTGTCTCCTCTCTGGTTTTGAAGTTAGACTCTCTTTTATTATCTTTAGCCATAGGGCCACCAGGATCAGGGAGGCCATCTATCGCTGCAACTAGACGTTTTGCAGCACTAAACAAGGCTTCATTATACTTTTCCTCCACTGCTAGCACTGCAAAAATCCAATCAGCCCAAACAATCAATTTCCTGCTGAAGCTTCTCTTAATAATATCTAATCTAGTCAACCATTATATTCAATCTACCCGGAGTACACACAAATGGGCTAATCTTGCAGCATGAAAAAGAAATctaaatatttaaacaatacCCGGAAGATTCTCTGATACTGTGGAATCAAGAACAGAATCACCAACAGCCTGGATGAATTCAGGCCCCCCTGTAATTGCACCTTCTTTTTGGCTGGTAACAAGCACAATTATGCCTTTGTTGTTGCCTTCCTCCACAGTTGGGTACCAGCGTTCCAGAACTTGATCAGCATACTCGAATGCATCCGCTTTGCTCTTCAGCCAAAGAACATGAACAATTCAAAACGTAAAATACAAGCTATATATTACTAAATCTTATTGAACGTGTAAGTAGTGGCTTAGTCATCTAAATTCTATCCCATCTCAATCCTGGAGAAACTTCTTGAATGTTTAAGTAGTGGCTTGGCCATCTACATTCTATCCCATCTCAATTCCGGAGAAACTTCGTTCTTTTGTTCTACATATTAGCCCTTCTTGGTTCCCAGTTTCTCTGTTATTTTCTTCACTCTGAAACTAATTGATCATCCGCTCTTCTATATGcatcataataaaattttctcATCCAGTTTTACATGGGATTGAGCTATCAATTAATCTGAGACCGtgacttga
Protein-coding sequences here:
- the LOC142550608 gene encoding lysM domain receptor-like kinase 4, which codes for MGFLQFVSAISIFLIYSSPLILAQQPYIRKATTLCDSRDNSTSVLGYTCNGVSRSCQSYLTFRSTPPYDTVSAISTLLGVNSSQLSQLNSIPENTTFESDRVVLVPVTCSCSGLYYQANVSYVIKKDDSALIIANNTFQGLSTCQAIGDQNGGLTKNLLLGSRLNIPLRCACPTKGQSDAGVKYLLSYLVTWNQFVSSISEIFGVDTGSTLAANGLSEQDTNIYPFTTLLVPLQDPPSSSQVTAPQPPPPPSGTPSASVPPGSGGGGSRKTWVYAVVGVLGGFALATVIGVFVFLMCFRKRGNKDEPVISSESFESVEKPLKREEDPESEEFLESLSDIAQSLKVYSFEELKAATEDFSSSCWIKGSVYRGTINGDFAAVKKVNGDVAKEINLLNKINHFNLIRLSGICFNEGNWYLVYEYAYNGSLSDWIHNNDERKVLSWNQRLQIALDIAAGLDYLHCYATPPHVHKNLNSSNVLINRDYRAKIANFGLARSAEGEGGQFLLTRHIVGTKGYMAPEYLENGLISPKLDVYAFGVLILEIFTGSEVSQLYEGYPQLSDVLNPVLDQENGLENLKQLMDPLLQGKYPSELALLIFRLIDNCLKKDPSDRPSTDETFRSLTRISNSSESGEWAISISEHHTRP
- the LOC142550672 gene encoding UPF0603 protein At1g54780, chloroplastic-like is translated as METIISANSFYPIFKTPLFQPKSASGLKPIYCTLGKQISQSIKRPFHNPNSWFSHVTQGIAALAISLALNFSCPILTDSALASEFDVLSDGPPAESYVVDDAGVLSRVTKSDLKRLLSDLESRKGYHINVVTVRKLTSKADAFEYADQVLERWYPTVEEGNNKGIIVLVTSQKEGAITGGPEFIQAVGDSVLDSTVSENLPVLAVEEKYNEALFSAAKRLVAAIDGLPDPGGPMAKDNKRESNFKTREETEEKRGQFSLVVGGLLVIAFVVPMAQYYAYVSKK